The following are encoded in a window of Dictyostelium discoideum AX4 chromosome 6 chromosome, whole genome shotgun sequence genomic DNA:
- the dstC gene encoding signal transducer and activator of transcription family protein (Similar to STAT), whose translation MSNNNPKKRPLDAISNTFEVKQEEPEFSSDGFNTTNDDLMSLMTFLDNGTGQQNQQNQQNQQPQPQPQPQPQLPQPQSQQPIYNSNTTTVTVKTEGIATSPLSNASSPISTNNNINNNTNNNNNNNNNNNNNNNNNNNNNNNINTATPPAIGVQQNSNIPYSYPIYTDVTGQQTQHQQNIGQNSVNIDPYFQTIDGAQIQQQQLLQQQLQPIQQVNNPQIDQAQIQQQQAQQIQQQQAQIQAQQAQIQQQQLEQQHLQQQQFQFQQQQQQQQQQQQQQQQQQQQQQQQQQQQQQQQHHQQQQQQQQHQQQQQHQQQQQHQQHQQQQHQQHQQIHQNHQNQLNHQNQLNNQNQLNNQNQLNNQNQLNHQNQLNQPTQPQMQQIELPILHQLPVEPQHLHPIPTHINNNGNNNNNNNNNGSNSSNSSNGIGSPDDIIEPNILSSIQHCNNNNLPLPDHLLINTPYGNVLQPHQQIINECLKLHLAQKEQLDKMKIVQKQVLAHPQKETFQMLDNEQNTLKKQIDAEITSLQQIDQTFVLSPPEIRNVIFLLHELTIQSIQLELYHEELQLLVRPQNPPPTIAALVVIEQPFPMVITKCKPLEDDPVVVQLLCGTRTELQMIGKVRATMIVENQQGSKTSSSPKTIETEVVSMDETNRLAKYHLKFLNGTRKNPVTLKFGMQVQVVGGTAVNIESPPTSPFIVITNECQYEESDGTLLKKDSFGNNNEIPWASYANKLQRHFLRATRQDFMKPTRYLSRHELMYIHHQFFGSKPMIPQSSFDSFWIWFGKGLQKLRYQRHVCSMWQSGLIYGFISRQSVEEALRNEEQGTFLIRFSERHAGHFAVGYKVDDPDPEKRIRHYLVKADDTAGAKKTLPDFLSECPQFTKILQLTIDVSTGEPRLRNFPKDVVLEPYYSKRETLPATNGYDSLPTIL comes from the exons ATGAGCAATAACAATCCAAAAAAGAGACCTTTAGATGCAATTAGCAACACTTTTGAAGTAAAACAAGAAGAACCAGAATTTTCAAGTGATGGATTCAACACCAcaaatgatgatttaatgTCATTAATGACATTTTTAGA taaCGGAACAGGACAACAGAATCAACAAAACCAACAGaatcaacaaccacaaccacaaccacaaccccAACCACAactaccacaaccacaatcacaacaaccaatatataattcaaatacCACAACAGTGACAGTGAAAACTGAAGGTATAGCAACATCACCACTTTCTAACGCATCTTCACCTATATCCACCAATAACAACataaacaataataccaataataataataataataataataataataataataataataataataataataataataataataatattaatacagCAACTCCACCAGCAATTGGGGTTCAACAAAATTCAAACATTCCTTACTCATACCCAATTTATACTGACGTAACAGGTCAACAAAcccaacaccaacaaaatATTGGACAAAATTCT gttaacaTTGATCCATATTTCCAAACTATTGATGGTgcacaaattcaacaacagcaattattacaacaacaattgcaACCAATTCAACAAGTTAACAACCCACAAATAGATCAAgcacaaattcaacaacaacaggcccaacaaattcaacaacaacaagcacaaATTCAAGCACAACAAgcacaaattcaacaacaacaattagaacaacaacatttacaacaacaacaattccaattccaacaacaacaacaacaacaacaacaacagcaacaacagcaacaacaacaacaacaacaacaacaacagcaacaacaacaacaacaacaacaacaacatcatcaacaacaacaacaacaacaacaacatcaacaacaacaacaacatcaacaacaacaacaacatcaacaacaccaacaacaacaacaccaacaacaccaacaaattcatcaaaatcatcaaaatcaattaaatcaccaaaatcaattaaataatcaaaatcaattaaataatcaaaatcaattaaataatcaaaatcaattaaatcatcaaaatcaattaaatcaaccaACACAACCACAAATGCAACAAATtgaattaccaattttaCATCAATTACCAGTTGAACCACAACATTTACATCCAATTCCAACccatatcaataataatggtaataataataataataataataataatggtagtaatagtagtaatagctCAAATGGAATTGGATCACCAGATGATATAATTGAACCAAatatattatcatcaattcaacattgtaataataataatttgccATTACCAGatcatcttttaataaatacaCCATATGGAAATGTATTACAACCACATCAACAAATCATTAATGAATGTTTAAAGTTACATTTGGCTCAAAAGGAACAATTGGATAAGATGAAAATTGTACAAAAACAAGTGTTGGCACACCCACAAAAAGAGACATTCCAAATGTTGGATAATGAACAAAATAcattgaaaaaacaaattgatgCAGAGATCACCTCACTTCAACAAATTGACCAAACCTTTGTTTTATCACCACCAGAGATTAGAAATGTTATCTTCCTTTTACATGAACTCACCATTCAAAGTATTCAATTGGAATTGTATCATGAAGAGTTACAACTTTTAGTTCGTCCACAAAATCCACCACCAACTATCGCTGCTTTGGTAGTGATTGAACAACCATTCCCAATGGTAATTACAAAGTGTAAACCATTGGAAGATGATCCAGTAGTCGTTCAATTACTTTGTGGCACTCGTACAGAGTTACAAATGATCGGTAAAGTTAGAGCAACAATGATCGTTGAGAATCAACAAGGCTCAAAGACTTCTTCATCTCCAAAAACCATTGAAACAGAGGTGGTATCAATGGATGAAACCAATCGTTTGGCAAAATATCATctcaaatttttaaatggtaCCAGAAAGAATCCAGTAACCCTCAAATTTGGAATGCAAGTTCAAGTGGTTGGTGGTACCGCTGTAAACATTGAATCACCACCAACCTCACCATTCATCGTTATCACCAATGAATGTCAATATGAAGAATCAGATGGTACTCTCCTAAAGAAAGATTCCTTTGGAAATAACAATGAAATACCTTGGGCTTCCTATGCCAATAAACTTCAAAGACATTTCTTGCGTGCAACTCGTCAAGACTTTATGAAACCAACTCGTTACCTATCACGTCACGAACTCATGTAcattcatcatcaatttttCGGAAGTAAACCAATGATCCCTCAATCTAGTTTTGATTCATTTTGGATTTGGTTTGGTAAAGGTTTACAAAAACTACGTTATCAACGTCACGTTTGCTCCATGTGGCAATCGGGTCTCATCTATGGTTTCATTTCTCGTCAAAGTGTCGAAGAAGCCCTTCGTAATGAAGAGCAAGGCACCTTTTTAATTCGTTTCAGTGAACGTCATGCTGGCCATTTCGCAGTTGGCTATAAAGTAGATGATCCCGATCCTGAAAAACGTATTCGTCATTATTTAGTAAAGGCTGATGATACTGCTGGTGCAAAGAAAACCCTTCCAGATTTTCTTTCAGAATGTCCtcaatttacaaaaatacTTCAACTCACTATCGATGTATCAACAGGTGAACCACGTCTCAGAAATTTCCCTAAAGATGTAGTACTTGAACCCTATTATTCGAAAAGAGAAACTTTACCTGCTACAAATGGTTACGATTCTTTACCAACAATtctttaa